A DNA window from Pleuronectes platessa chromosome 19, fPlePla1.1, whole genome shotgun sequence contains the following coding sequences:
- the amacr gene encoding alpha-methylacyl-CoA racemase produces MALAGVRVIELAGLAPAPFCGMILADFGAKVIRVDRTKVAMALDTQARGKLSVAINLKTPKGVDLLRKLCVQSDVVLEPYRKGVMEKLGLGPQELLKENPRLIYARLTGYGQSGSYATAAGHDINYLAMSGLLSLLGRSGEKPYAPLNLVADFAGGGLTCALGIVLALLERTKSGKGQIIDASMVEGAAYVGSFVWKSRRIGLWDSPRGENMLDSGAPFYDTYRTADGKFMAVGAIEPQFYRQLLQGLELDPAELPSQMSFSDWPELRQIFTERFASKSQEDWSGIFDGTDACVTPVLSFDQVSSHPHNQERASFMTDSDGEESPRPAPVLSRTPAVPCLTSDPGIGEHTVEVLEQYGFTSAEIKQMLAAGVVECNAAKAKL; encoded by the exons CAAGGTGATCCGTGTGGACCGGACCAAGGTCGCCATGGCTCTGGACACACAGGCCAGGGGGAAGCTATCTGTGGCCATTAACCTGAAGACTCCGAAGGGCGTAGACCTGCTGAGGAAGCTCTGCGTCCAGTCTGATGTGGTCCTGGAGCCCTATCGTAAAG GTGTGATGGAGAAGCTGGGCCTCGGACCTCAGGAGCTGCTCAAGGAAAACCCTCGTCTGATCTACGCTCGGCTGACCGGATATGGACAGAGTGGCTCCTATGCCACTGCAGCTGGGCATGACATCAACTACCTCGCCATGTCGG GCCTTTTATCCCTGCTGGGTCGCAGCGGGGAGAAGCCCTACGCTCCACTGAACCTGGTAGCAGACTTTGCAGGCGGCGGTCTGACCTGCGCCCTGGGGATTGTCCTGGCGCTGCTGGAGAGGACAAAGTCCGGGAAAGGACAGATCATCGATGCGAGCATG GTGGAAGGAGCTGCCTATGTGGGTTCATTTGTATGGAAATCTCGTCGTATTGGGCTGTGGGACAGTCCTAGAGGGGAGAACATGTTGGACAGTGGAGCGCCGTTCTACGATACGTACCGGACTGCAGATGGAAAATTCATGGCCGTGGGTGCCATAGAACCACAGTTCTACAGACAGCTACTGCAAG GTTTAGAGCTGGACCCTGCAGAGTTGCCCTCTCAGATGAGCTTCAGTGATTGGCCAGAGCTGCGACAGATATTCACAGAGCGTTTTGCCTCAAAGTCCCAGGAGGACTGGTCCGGGATTTTTGACGGGACGGACGCCTGTGTGACACCTGTGTTGTCTTTCGACCAGGTGAGCTCACACCCACATAACCAGGAAAGAGCCTCTTTCATGACGGACTCCGACGGGGAGGAAAGCCCCCGCCCAGCCCCGGTGCTCTCTCGGACTCCTGCGGTGCCTTGCCTCACCTCCGACCCGGGTATCGGGGAGCACACGGTCGAGGTCTTGGAGCAGTACGGCTTTACATCAGCAGAGATAAAGCAGATGCTCGCAGCTGGGGTTGTAGAGTGTAATGCTGCCAAGGCAAAGCTgtaa